Genomic segment of Deinococcus aestuarii:
CACCAAGCCTGGCACGACCCGCTCACCGAGCTTCCCAACCGGGCGTTTTTCGAGAACCGCCTCGCCCGGGCACTGGGGGACGCGGCGCGCGAGGAGCGCGAGCTGGCCGTGCTGTTTATCGACCTGGACGACTTCAAGGCAGTCAACGACACCCACGGCCACGCCGCCGGAGACACGCTGCTGCACCAAGTGGCACAGCGCCTCCAGACCGCCCTGCGGGGAGACGACCTGGTGGCCCGGCAGGGGGGCGACGAGTTCCTGGTGCTGCTCGACCTCTCGGATGGCCGACAGGTGGAGACGGTGGGGCGCCAGTGTCTCCAGGCCCTCACCACCCCCTTCGAGGTGCAGGGCCATTCCCTCACGGTCGGCGCGTCCATCGGGGTGAGTCTCTTCCCGCAGGACGCCCGGGAGGCCGGAGAGCTGTGCCGCCGCGCGGACCTGGCGATGTATCACGCCAAGCGGGCGGGCAAGAACCACCTGAGCCTGTTCGCCGCCGACCAGGCGGTGGGGGGGCCTTCGCTGATTGAGGAGCGCTTGCGCGGCGCGCTGGACCGGGGGGAGCTGACCTTGCACTACCAGCCGCAGTTCGACGTGCGCGGGGAGCGGGTGGTGGCGACTGAGGCCCTGCTGCGCTGGACGGACGCCGAACTGGGTCCGGTCTCGCCCGAGCACTTTATCCCGCTGGCCGAGAGCACTGGGCTGGTAGTGGAGATCGGAGCCTGGGTGCTGGATGAGGCGTGCCGGCAGGCGGCGGTGTGGCGCCAGGTGGGATGGAAAGGCCACATGGCGGTGAACGTCTCGCCCCGACAATTGGCCGAGCCGGAGTGGGTCGAGCGGGTCCTGGGCACCCTGGAGCGCCACGGGCTGCGGGGGCCTGACCTGGAACTCGAACTCACCGAGCATGCCGTGGTGCAGGATGCCCGGGCCGCCGCCCAGACCCTAGGGAGACTCCGGGACGCGGGCGTGCGCATCGCGGTGGACGATTTCGGCACCGGGCATACCACGCTGCTGTACCTGCTGGAGTTCCCCCTTCAGGTGCTGAAAATCGACCGTCGCCTGGTGCAGGGCGCGCTGGAGCGGGAGGGCGAGCGGCGGGTGCTTCAGGCGCTCGTGGCCCTGGCCCAGGGGCTGACGCTCGACGTGGTGGCTGAAGGGGTGGAGACGGGGGCGCAGCGCGCCCAGATGGAGGAACTGGGCGTCGGCTTCGTGCAGGGCTACCTGCTGGGGCGGCCCGTGGCAGCAGACCAGCTCACGGGTCTGCTGGTCCCCTCACTCCCGGCGGGAAGCGGGGCACCGGGTCAAGTCAGCACACTGATGGCATCGGGCAGCGGCTGACAGGTGGTCGGTCCGCAGACCGCCCCATCCCAACCTTGACGGAAGAGCTCAATTTGGCCTTGCTCTGCGCATCCCCCGGAACGGCGGACAGCCGTGCTCTGAACGATCTCACCCCACCGCCGCCTGCCCAACGGCTGGCTGTGCGCCGGCGGAGCCCTCGACCGGCAAGCGAAGGCGCGAACGGCCTCGACGGGTCGCCTTCTTCCCACCCAGGTTCAGGTCGTCGGCACGCAAAACGGCCCGGTCGCACACCCCGTCGGCATGGCACCGCTGACGGGGTGAAGCAGCATTCGCGATGAGTGACGGCCACACCTTCAGGAGCAAGCCGTGGGCGAAAGCGAGGAC
This window contains:
- a CDS encoding putative bifunctional diguanylate cyclase/phosphodiesterase, with translation MLKRFELSFLPMWLTVAALLGHLGWLVFHWGSPADAEWYSDLHYLAVIYASTLLCLVSLRKVPAHLRAGMRLLCAAMVIRSVGDSIWTSLELLTKAPPFPSLADFFYLLEYPFFGWAFLHFSHVPLRPLKALRLALDSLILVAALATGLWWVLLFPILQAPGASTLGTLVSFAYPVFDLGLLGLLLLLALHGKRVPPYLTLFALGFGFTIVADLGFVYLVNQDLYRTGNPIDAFFTGGFLLWGLGAWQARRQAGTLARLGSTSLPPLARPLRQGLAALPYLAVTGACVFLLGTLHLDDPRHPGVLVGTILTMLLVIARQAIAFADNARLTHDLRRFTRELEESRAQLAHQAWHDPLTELPNRAFFENRLARALGDAAREERELAVLFIDLDDFKAVNDTHGHAAGDTLLHQVAQRLQTALRGDDLVARQGGDEFLVLLDLSDGRQVETVGRQCLQALTTPFEVQGHSLTVGASIGVSLFPQDAREAGELCRRADLAMYHAKRAGKNHLSLFAADQAVGGPSLIEERLRGALDRGELTLHYQPQFDVRGERVVATEALLRWTDAELGPVSPEHFIPLAESTGLVVEIGAWVLDEACRQAAVWRQVGWKGHMAVNVSPRQLAEPEWVERVLGTLERHGLRGPDLELELTEHAVVQDARAAAQTLGRLRDAGVRIAVDDFGTGHTTLLYLLEFPLQVLKIDRRLVQGALEREGERRVLQALVALAQGLTLDVVAEGVETGAQRAQMEELGVGFVQGYLLGRPVAADQLTGLLVPSLPAGSGAPGQVSTLMASGSG